A single window of Mycolicibacterium madagascariense DNA harbors:
- a CDS encoding type IV toxin-antitoxin system AbiEi family antitoxin domain-containing protein: protein MGALTPDTSTQAGLSRSGLYREASAGRWERIARGIYLPVGAAAADWDQVEAATRRPEATICLLSALAHHDLVDAVPAALDIAIPRGVRTPVSTGAISWHRFDRATFDVGREDIAIAGSDQAIGIYSSERSIVDAFRLRAEVGYEVARDALREWLRRGGKPARLIAIATRLPRAKSTVLNALEMLA from the coding sequence GTGGGAGCCCTGACACCCGACACCTCGACGCAGGCCGGGCTGTCCCGCAGTGGCCTGTACCGCGAAGCGAGCGCAGGTCGTTGGGAACGCATAGCCCGCGGCATCTACCTGCCCGTAGGTGCCGCAGCCGCCGACTGGGATCAGGTCGAAGCCGCGACCAGGCGCCCCGAAGCCACGATCTGCCTCCTGTCGGCGCTTGCTCACCACGATCTCGTCGACGCGGTCCCCGCTGCCCTGGACATTGCGATCCCCAGGGGGGTGCGCACCCCCGTGAGTACCGGAGCGATTTCGTGGCACCGCTTCGATCGAGCCACATTCGACGTCGGCCGTGAAGACATCGCCATCGCGGGGTCGGATCAGGCAATCGGGATCTACTCGTCAGAACGGTCGATCGTCGACGCGTTCAGGCTCCGTGCCGAGGTGGGATACGAGGTCGCGCGCGACGCACTGCGCGAATGGCTACGCCGCGGCGGCAAGCCGGCCCGCCTCATAGCGATCGCGACGCGCCTACCCCGGGCGAAGTCCACCGTGCTGAACGCGTTGGAGATGCTGGCGTGA
- a CDS encoding nucleotidyl transferase AbiEii/AbiGii toxin family protein: MSPDDAMFRRIQALARSVTGGGGGAPTQEYLIRHTLESLIFRLTRTPHAGDFVLKGGILLAAYGVRRATKDVDANAVKADVSADHLVDVLHDIAAIDADDGVRFDVDTITVQEIREQASYPALRLRIAATILPWNGMAVWDVSSGDPIVPSPRRVTIERIVGDPMTLLAYAPETTVAEKGVTILERGVTSTRWRDYVDIVQLCRRGIDPDSLLRSALAVAHHRGVTLEPLAPHLAGYGAVAQSKWAAWRRKEHLEPVCEERLDDQVALVVSYLDPVFARGRR, encoded by the coding sequence GTGAGTCCGGACGATGCGATGTTTCGACGCATTCAAGCGCTCGCGCGGTCCGTCACGGGAGGAGGCGGCGGCGCGCCGACGCAGGAGTACCTGATTCGGCATACGCTCGAATCACTGATCTTCCGGCTCACCCGTACTCCACATGCTGGTGACTTCGTCCTGAAGGGCGGAATCCTGTTGGCGGCCTACGGAGTACGTCGGGCGACGAAAGACGTCGATGCGAATGCCGTCAAAGCCGACGTCTCCGCCGACCACCTCGTCGACGTGCTCCACGACATCGCTGCGATCGACGCGGACGATGGTGTGAGGTTCGACGTCGACACGATCACCGTGCAGGAGATTCGCGAACAGGCCAGCTACCCGGCCCTGCGGCTTCGGATCGCCGCGACGATTCTGCCGTGGAATGGCATGGCGGTGTGGGACGTATCAAGTGGTGATCCCATCGTGCCGTCACCCAGGCGGGTGACGATCGAGCGGATCGTCGGCGACCCGATGACGCTCCTGGCCTACGCGCCCGAGACCACCGTCGCAGAGAAGGGCGTCACCATTCTCGAACGCGGCGTCACCAGCACGCGATGGCGTGACTACGTCGATATCGTCCAGCTCTGCCGTCGAGGCATCGACCCGGACAGTCTCCTGAGATCGGCTCTGGCTGTCGCACACCATCGCGGTGTGACGTTGGAGCCCCTTGCGCCTCACCTGGCTGGCTATGGCGCAGTCGCACAGAGCAAGTGGGCCGCCTGGCGTCGCAAAGAGCATCTCGAACCGGTCTGTGAGGAAAGACTGGACGACCAGGTCGCGCTGGTGGTCTCTTACCTCGATCCGGTGTTCGCCCGCGGTCGCAGGTGA